A part of Candidatus Alcyoniella australis genomic DNA contains:
- the rpmE gene encoding 50S ribosomal protein L31, translated as MKKDIHPEYEKCQVTCVCGNSFTTRSTIKEIKLDICSECHPFFTGKQKLIDSAGRVERFQRKYGKDYVKR; from the coding sequence ATGAAAAAGGACATACATCCCGAGTACGAAAAGTGCCAGGTGACCTGCGTCTGCGGCAACAGCTTTACGACCCGTTCGACGATCAAAGAGATTAAGCTCGACATCTGCTCCGAGTGCCATCCGTTTTTCACCGGCAAGCAGAAATTGATCGACTCGGCCGGACGAGTGGAGCGCTTCCAGCGCAAGTACGGCAAAGACTACGTCAAGAGGTAG
- a CDS encoding DUF1385 domain-containing protein, whose product MPQSPCDAVAGKKIKVGGQAIIEGVMMRSPGSLAMAVRRPDGKIVVREQQWIGISHKYKFLRWPFLRGTVVLIESMTNGVSALTFSANQAAIAEAEAEAQRKGDAADLGEKQPDGALSTLALIGTVAFSLGLAILLFMVLPHVITALLGRLGGGAFDVDSGWFHLVDGLIKFVFFLAYVWGISFLKDIRRVFEYHGAEHKSIFTYEAGRPLTPHSAHDYGTLHPRCGTSFLMLVLSVSIILFSASFVLLPKLPEMHQVLRHLIYILIKLPLLIPIAGIAYEVTQLAGKHEDNRLLRLLVLPGIWFQHLTTREPTDDQVEIALIALRKVLWREQVGESGGEKSEQTFDDYQQALSGVAGEPAGG is encoded by the coding sequence ATGCCACAGTCTCCCTGTGACGCAGTCGCGGGCAAGAAGATCAAGGTCGGCGGCCAGGCGATCATCGAGGGCGTGATGATGCGCTCTCCCGGATCGTTGGCCATGGCCGTGCGCCGTCCGGACGGCAAGATCGTCGTGCGCGAACAACAGTGGATCGGGATTTCTCACAAGTACAAATTCCTGCGCTGGCCGTTTCTACGCGGAACGGTGGTGCTGATCGAATCGATGACCAACGGCGTATCCGCGTTGACCTTCTCGGCCAACCAGGCGGCGATCGCCGAGGCCGAGGCCGAGGCCCAGCGCAAGGGCGACGCGGCGGACCTTGGCGAAAAGCAGCCCGACGGCGCGCTGAGCACCTTGGCGCTGATTGGAACGGTGGCGTTCTCGTTGGGCCTGGCGATCTTGTTGTTCATGGTGCTGCCGCACGTGATAACCGCGCTGCTCGGTCGATTGGGCGGCGGGGCGTTCGACGTGGACAGCGGCTGGTTTCATCTGGTTGACGGTCTGATCAAGTTCGTCTTTTTCCTGGCCTACGTCTGGGGGATCAGCTTCCTCAAGGACATTCGCCGCGTGTTCGAGTATCACGGCGCGGAGCACAAGTCGATCTTCACCTACGAGGCGGGACGGCCGCTGACGCCGCACAGTGCGCACGACTACGGCACCTTGCACCCGCGCTGCGGCACGAGTTTTCTGATGCTTGTGCTTTCGGTGTCGATCATTCTTTTTTCGGCCTCGTTCGTGCTGCTGCCCAAACTGCCCGAGATGCACCAGGTACTGCGCCACCTGATCTACATTCTGATCAAGCTGCCGCTGTTGATCCCGATCGCCGGGATCGCCTACGAGGTGACTCAGCTCGCGGGCAAGCATGAGGACAACCGGCTGCTGCGGTTGCTGGTGCTGCCCGGGATCTGGTTCCAGCACCTCACGACCCGCGAGCCGACCGACGATCAGGTCGAGATCGCACTGATCGCCTTACGCAAGGTGCTGTGGCGCGAGCAGGTCGGCGAGTCCGGCGGCGAGAAATCCGAGCAGACTTTCGATGATTATCAGCAGGCGCTCTCCGGCGTCGCCGGCGAGCCGGCCGGGGGCTGA
- the prfA gene encoding peptide chain release factor 1: MLSKLHEVEQRYEEVNQQLSDPAVISDLKELRRLGKEHSDLEPIVQGFRVWKQVDARLAEAEVLREDSDPEIRELAQEEVEQLKEQRTKVEHDLRMLLLPTDPLDEKDVILEIRAGTGGGEAALFAADLLRMYTRYSEERRWKIEVLSANETGIGGLKEVICQMHGKRVYSRMKYESGVHRVQRVPETESQGRIHTSACTVAILPEADEVDVKIAEGDLRFDVYRSSGPGGQSVNTTDSAVRVTHLPSGLVVTCQDEKSQHKNKARALKILRSRLFDRAAQEQHQEIAANRRSQVGSGDRSERIRTYNFPQNRLTDHRIGLTLYRLGEVMEGRLDQVIDPLITYFQAEALKANQG, translated from the coding sequence ATGCTATCCAAGCTGCACGAGGTCGAACAGCGCTACGAGGAGGTCAACCAGCAGTTGTCCGACCCGGCGGTGATCTCCGATCTCAAGGAGCTGCGGCGGCTGGGCAAGGAGCACTCCGACCTCGAGCCGATCGTTCAGGGCTTCCGCGTCTGGAAGCAGGTCGATGCCCGCCTGGCGGAGGCCGAGGTGCTGCGCGAGGATTCCGATCCGGAGATCCGCGAGCTGGCCCAGGAAGAGGTCGAGCAACTCAAAGAGCAGCGCACCAAGGTCGAGCACGATTTACGAATGCTGCTGCTGCCCACAGATCCGCTGGACGAGAAGGACGTGATCCTCGAGATCCGCGCGGGCACCGGAGGCGGGGAGGCGGCGTTGTTCGCGGCGGACCTGCTGCGGATGTACACGCGTTACTCCGAAGAGCGCCGCTGGAAGATCGAGGTGCTCTCGGCCAACGAAACGGGCATCGGCGGCCTCAAAGAGGTGATCTGTCAGATGCACGGCAAGCGGGTCTACTCGCGGATGAAGTACGAGTCGGGTGTGCATCGGGTACAGCGCGTCCCGGAGACCGAGTCGCAGGGTCGCATCCACACCTCGGCCTGTACCGTGGCGATTCTGCCCGAGGCCGACGAGGTCGACGTCAAGATTGCCGAGGGCGACCTGCGCTTCGACGTCTACCGCTCGTCCGGGCCCGGAGGGCAGAGCGTCAACACCACCGACTCGGCGGTGCGCGTCACGCATTTGCCCAGCGGGTTGGTTGTTACCTGCCAGGACGAGAAAAGCCAACACAAGAACAAGGCGCGGGCGCTGAAGATCCTGCGTTCCAGATTGTTCGACCGCGCGGCGCAGGAGCAGCATCAAGAGATCGCCGCAAACCGCCGCAGCCAGGTCGGCAGCGGCGACCGCTCGGAGCGGATCCGCACCTACAACTTCCCCCAAAATCGACTGACCGATCATCGCATCGGTCTGACCCTCTATCGCCTGGGCGAAGTAATGGAGGGGAGACTGGACCAGGTGATCGATCCGCTGATCACCTATTTCCAGGCCGAGGCGCTCAAGGCCAACCAGGGTTGA
- a CDS encoding response regulator, translating into MVMPGDEQKIKHPDEFLSGSSESILVIDEESEVRESLVAILESEGYEVIEAVGGPEAVDLFASQPTSVVISAVKMKGIDGFEILSKVKSLDESVDVILVTAYPSVEVANRALELGAFDYIQKPFHYWDILLSVKRALEKRRINQRYFDLRRDFKKSIRNRTLAVHLRTQEKQQLLVNVIQSLVYSLEAKDKYTEGHSRRVAEDSLAVAQIIGLSEREQVEIHLAGLLHDIGKIGIKESILNKPSGLTREEYEVIKSHPLISQKIVEPISQFKRVSLIIRHHHELFDGSGYPDGLSMEDIPLGARILSICDAFDAMTSDRPYRAALSTEQSLTILRRNAATQFDPQLVEPFIRTKGFGSG; encoded by the coding sequence ATGGTAATGCCCGGCGACGAACAAAAGATCAAGCATCCTGATGAATTCCTGAGCGGATCGTCGGAGAGCATTCTGGTCATCGACGAGGAGAGCGAGGTTCGCGAGAGCCTGGTGGCGATCCTCGAGTCCGAGGGTTACGAGGTGATCGAGGCTGTCGGCGGCCCGGAGGCGGTCGATCTGTTCGCCAGCCAGCCGACCTCGGTGGTGATCAGCGCGGTGAAGATGAAGGGGATCGACGGATTTGAGATCCTCTCCAAAGTAAAGTCCCTCGACGAGAGCGTTGACGTGATTTTGGTCACCGCCTATCCCAGTGTCGAGGTGGCCAATCGGGCGCTGGAGCTCGGCGCATTCGATTACATCCAAAAGCCGTTCCACTATTGGGACATCCTGCTGTCGGTAAAGCGGGCGCTGGAGAAACGGCGCATCAACCAGCGCTACTTCGACCTGCGGCGCGATTTCAAGAAGAGCATCCGCAACCGCACCCTGGCCGTGCATTTGCGCACCCAGGAGAAGCAGCAGCTGCTGGTCAACGTGATCCAGAGCCTGGTATACAGCCTCGAGGCCAAGGACAAGTACACCGAGGGCCACAGCCGCCGCGTGGCCGAGGATTCGCTGGCCGTGGCGCAGATCATCGGGCTTTCCGAACGCGAGCAGGTCGAGATCCACCTCGCCGGACTGCTGCACGACATCGGTAAGATCGGCATCAAGGAATCGATCCTCAACAAGCCCAGCGGCCTGACCCGCGAGGAGTACGAGGTCATCAAGTCGCACCCGCTGATCAGCCAGAAGATCGTCGAGCCGATCTCGCAGTTCAAGCGCGTTTCGTTGATCATCCGCCACCACCACGAGCTGTTCGACGGCTCGGGTTATCCCGACGGGCTGTCCATGGAGGATATCCCGCTGGGCGCGCGGATACTCTCGATCTGCGACGCCTTCGACGCAATGACTTCCGATCGGCCCTATCGTGCGGCGCTGTCCACAGAGCAGTCGCTGACCATCCTGCGCCGCAACGCCGCGACCCAATTCGACCCTCAATTGGTAGAGCCCTTCATCAGGACCAAGGGCTTCGGCTCCGGCTGA
- a CDS encoding radical SAM protein has translation MNGIIFVKPDQAFGIDVSPPLGVFYLAAVLREHGWDDIAVVDLRLKGQSEAALIQRVGREKPQFVGFSGLSYESEAIHRLAAAVKDGSPQTKVLIGGSYASILPQQALADERVDALVLGEGELVLPELLDRLRNDRPLDDLAGVAFRRDGEPQINPHGPFVEQLDELPYPAWDLARIPDYWQEKRQGFICKYPEYFVMFSSRGCPYRCIYCHNMFGKRFRARSAPNVLGEIERLITDHGVRELQFIDDIFNLDRERAAAIYQGIIDRGWKIAMNYSNGLRGDLLTPELIKLMARAGVYKVSVAIESGDAQMQRFIGKNLQLERARENVELLVRHGIMTHLFFMLGFPDETREQMQRTLDFARKSSAHSASFFIVHPFHGTRLAEILRERGRGELISLEASNYFDPKMADFQLSEVEPDELRGLVKGAFRSFYLNPARWWRIVRHIPRKRQLFFLGFLVLTRTFAQGLVRFERLLFHREGRSEA, from the coding sequence ATGAACGGTATTATCTTCGTTAAGCCCGACCAGGCTTTCGGTATCGACGTCTCTCCGCCCCTGGGCGTGTTCTATCTCGCGGCGGTGCTGCGCGAGCACGGCTGGGACGATATCGCGGTCGTGGACCTGCGGCTCAAAGGGCAGAGCGAGGCCGCGTTGATCCAGCGCGTGGGGCGCGAAAAGCCGCAGTTCGTCGGGTTCTCCGGCCTGAGCTACGAGTCCGAGGCGATCCACCGTTTGGCCGCGGCCGTCAAAGACGGATCGCCGCAAACCAAGGTGTTGATCGGCGGTTCCTACGCCTCGATCCTGCCCCAGCAGGCCCTGGCCGACGAGCGGGTCGACGCGCTGGTGCTCGGCGAGGGCGAGCTGGTGCTGCCCGAGCTGCTCGATCGGCTGCGCAACGACCGGCCGCTGGACGATCTGGCCGGGGTCGCCTTCCGTCGTGACGGCGAGCCGCAAATCAACCCCCACGGCCCTTTTGTGGAGCAGCTCGACGAGCTGCCGTACCCGGCCTGGGACCTGGCCCGGATTCCGGACTACTGGCAAGAGAAGCGCCAGGGTTTCATCTGCAAGTACCCCGAGTACTTCGTGATGTTCAGCAGCCGCGGCTGCCCCTATCGCTGCATCTACTGCCACAACATGTTCGGCAAGCGCTTCCGCGCGCGCAGCGCGCCCAACGTGCTGGGCGAGATCGAGCGGCTGATCACCGATCACGGCGTGCGCGAGTTGCAATTCATCGACGACATTTTCAACCTCGACCGCGAGCGCGCAGCCGCGATCTACCAGGGGATCATCGACCGCGGCTGGAAAATCGCGATGAACTACTCCAACGGCCTGCGCGGCGATTTGCTGACCCCGGAGCTGATCAAGCTGATGGCGCGCGCCGGGGTCTACAAGGTCTCGGTGGCCATCGAGAGCGGCGATGCGCAGATGCAACGCTTCATCGGCAAGAACCTGCAACTGGAGCGAGCCCGCGAGAACGTCGAGCTGCTGGTGCGCCACGGGATCATGACCCACCTGTTTTTCATGCTCGGGTTTCCCGACGAGACCCGTGAGCAGATGCAGCGTACTCTGGACTTCGCGCGAAAAAGCAGCGCGCACTCGGCGAGTTTTTTCATCGTGCACCCGTTCCACGGCACGCGGCTGGCCGAAATCCTGCGCGAGCGGGGACGCGGCGAACTGATCAGCCTCGAGGCCAGCAACTACTTCGACCCTAAGATGGCCGACTTTCAGCTCAGCGAGGTCGAGCCCGACGAGCTGCGCGGCCTGGTTAAGGGTGCGTTTCGCAGCTTCTACCTCAACCCTGCGCGTTGGTGGCGCATCGTGCGCCACATCCCGCGCAAGCGCCAACTGTTTTTCCTAGGATTCCTGGTGCTCACCCGCACCTTTGCCCAGGGACTGGTGCGTTTCGAGCGTCTGCTGTTTCACCGCGAGGGCCGGTCCGAGGCTTAA
- a CDS encoding formate dehydrogenase accessory protein FdhE → MKEDNGLTADSIDKQILEPGAHCFDPSGMQQACEAHRGTAYASDDLLDTLVAIEQLYEQLGDPVKGGEAFELPLEQARLRLDEGFHLLDPRKVEWDEKLLGEHMLRLAKFFAKRDPDRAHMLTALTERLENGTEPVLPWLYEQTPLDHTALERRAAELYLPEEMVMFLGDHLARPALLACARRLADLVDLKVWLRGTCPICGNAPGLGALNPEEGALVLRCSHCRFVWNFQRILCPACDNEDHKKLKYLTAENDSPHRIHACDECRSYVKVLDYRKARQDVLWFPEVEDAATIYLDLLARQEGYERL, encoded by the coding sequence GTGAAAGAAGATAACGGCCTCACGGCCGACAGCATTGACAAGCAGATCCTCGAGCCCGGAGCGCATTGCTTTGATCCGTCGGGCATGCAGCAGGCCTGCGAGGCGCACCGCGGCACGGCCTACGCCTCGGACGACCTGCTGGACACCCTGGTGGCCATCGAGCAGCTCTACGAGCAGCTCGGCGATCCGGTAAAGGGCGGCGAGGCCTTTGAGTTGCCGCTCGAGCAGGCCCGCCTCAGGCTCGACGAGGGATTCCATTTGCTCGACCCGCGTAAGGTCGAGTGGGACGAGAAGCTGCTTGGCGAACACATGTTGCGTCTGGCGAAGTTCTTTGCAAAGCGCGACCCGGATCGCGCACACATGCTCACCGCCTTGACCGAGAGGTTGGAAAACGGCACCGAGCCGGTCCTGCCCTGGCTGTACGAACAGACGCCGCTGGACCACACGGCGCTGGAGCGCCGCGCGGCCGAACTGTACCTGCCCGAGGAGATGGTCATGTTCCTAGGCGATCACCTCGCGCGACCCGCGCTGCTGGCTTGCGCCCGCAGGCTGGCCGATCTGGTCGACCTCAAGGTCTGGCTGCGCGGCACCTGCCCGATCTGCGGCAACGCCCCGGGACTGGGCGCGCTCAACCCCGAGGAGGGGGCGCTTGTGCTGCGCTGCTCGCACTGTCGCTTCGTCTGGAACTTCCAGCGCATCCTCTGCCCGGCCTGCGACAACGAGGATCACAAGAAACTGAAATACCTCACGGCCGAGAACGACTCACCGCACCGCATCCACGCCTGCGACGAGTGCCGCAGCTACGTTAAGGTGCTCGATTATCGTAAAGCGCGGCAGGACGTGTTGTGGTTCCCCGAGGTCGAGGACGCGGCCACGATCTACCTGGACCTGCTGGCCCGACAGGAGGGATACGAACGGCTTTAG
- a CDS encoding DsbA family protein, with protein MLYRISLIVVLSLIACTAASAAEHPFEGQYLLVGSQAQLLNPGVLHVQIFYNPTCSNCHLFHKYSHGAFEQFAGRVEFSWVPYVHGSEGLEAIRLVLVAAQHGKEQEALERLFKARFVSQVDIDDREILNLIAEQCGLQQQYASQRNAPYVEQRLEEAKDLSEKLLVERTPSIWVEQVLQINSGTCKCQGDELPAVVVQTLNNLIAYRQQKGIDK; from the coding sequence ATGCTGTACAGAATATCGTTGATCGTGGTCCTGTCGCTGATCGCGTGCACGGCCGCCTCGGCTGCCGAGCATCCGTTCGAGGGGCAGTACCTGCTCGTGGGTTCGCAAGCCCAGCTGCTGAATCCCGGCGTGTTGCACGTGCAGATTTTCTACAACCCGACGTGCAGCAACTGCCACCTGTTTCACAAGTATTCCCACGGCGCGTTCGAGCAGTTCGCCGGCCGCGTCGAGTTTTCGTGGGTGCCCTACGTCCACGGCAGCGAAGGTCTGGAGGCGATCCGGCTGGTGCTGGTCGCCGCGCAGCACGGCAAGGAGCAGGAAGCCCTGGAGCGGCTGTTTAAAGCCAGGTTCGTCTCCCAGGTCGATATCGACGACCGCGAGATCCTTAACCTGATCGCCGAGCAATGCGGTTTGCAACAACAGTACGCAAGCCAGCGCAACGCACCGTACGTTGAGCAGCGCCTGGAAGAGGCCAAGGACCTATCCGAGAAACTGCTGGTCGAGCGCACCCCGAGCATCTGGGTCGAGCAGGTGTTGCAGATCAACTCAGGAACGTGTAAATGCCAGGGCGACGAGCTACCCGCCGTCGTAGTCCAAACGCTGAACAACCTGATCGCCTATCGTCAACAGAAAGGGATCGACAAGTGA
- the fdnG gene encoding formate dehydrogenase-N subunit alpha yields the protein MKVTRRKFITVSGAASVLVLAGMPGVNVSNVYAYSAKMGKLAGTTESTSICPYCGVGCGLIVHSRAVNGRLTVINVEGDPDHPINEGSLCSKGSAIYQIANNPNRARLEKVEYRAPGATKFKKVSWDWALSQIAQRVKKTRDESWKTHNDKGQVINRTEAIASLGGASLDNEECFLLSKFMRALGVVYLEHQARIUHSSTVASLAESFGRGAMTNHWIDLQHSDVVLIIGSNAAENHPISFKWITRAMEKGAKLINVDPRFTRTSARSDIYAPLRSGTDVAFVGGMINYVLQNNLQHGDYVKHYTNASYLIDPKYSFDEGIFSGFDESKRSYNDKASWQYQLDANGVPKRDMTLSDPNCVWNLLKEHFSRYDAATVSAITGCPQDTYVEVCKTFASTGKSDKVATIMYAMGATQHTYGTQNIRSYVILQLLLGNIGRAGGGINALRGESNVQGSTDMCLLFHILPGYLKCPQEADQTLDGYCKTYYEGKNFDPKSADWWSNGRKYTVSMLKAFYGPNATADNQFGYSWLPKRGGNYSHISLFEAMDEGKIKGAFFFGQNPAVGGPNAELERNALSKLDWMVAVDLWETETSVFWKREGVNPREIKTEVFRLPAVASMEKEGSISNSGRWVQWRYKAGDALGDAMDDAWIVHRLYGEIKKLYTADKGPFADPIINLYWPYGDDHGHVDIHRVAKEINGYDVATGEQFSSFGKLKADGSTASGNWLYCGSYTEKGNMMARRGKKDPSGIGLYPDWTWCWPINRRIIYNRASVDLDGKPWDPDKAVISWNPDTKKWVGDVPDGGWPPMNQDNTRYPFIMKNEGVARLFGMGLADGPFPEFYEAMESPAINKLHPNVQNSPAVYVYAGGSGKFADPKDFPYVATTYRVSEHWQAGAMTRHLPWLAELMPEVFVEMSQELAKVKGIENGELVKIWNPRGSMIAKACVTSRFKPLNIDGNMVEQVGIPWHWGFCGVCSGDSANVLTPHVGDVNTRIPEFKTFLVDLKKV from the coding sequence ATGAAAGTTACCCGCAGAAAATTCATCACGGTATCGGGCGCGGCCAGTGTCTTGGTCCTCGCCGGGATGCCTGGCGTCAACGTCTCGAACGTCTACGCCTACAGCGCCAAAATGGGCAAGCTCGCCGGCACCACTGAGAGCACGTCGATCTGCCCCTATTGCGGAGTCGGCTGCGGCCTGATCGTGCATTCGCGCGCGGTCAACGGCAGGCTTACGGTGATCAACGTCGAGGGCGACCCCGACCATCCGATCAACGAAGGCTCGCTGTGCAGCAAAGGCTCCGCGATCTACCAGATCGCCAACAACCCCAATCGGGCCCGACTTGAAAAGGTCGAGTATCGCGCTCCGGGCGCGACCAAGTTCAAGAAGGTCAGCTGGGACTGGGCACTTTCGCAGATCGCCCAGCGCGTTAAAAAGACGCGCGACGAATCGTGGAAGACGCACAACGACAAGGGCCAGGTGATCAACCGCACCGAGGCGATCGCCAGCCTCGGCGGCGCGTCGCTGGACAACGAGGAGTGCTTCCTGCTCTCCAAGTTCATGCGCGCGCTGGGAGTCGTCTACTTAGAACATCAGGCCCGAATATGACACTCTTCCACTGTCGCCAGTTTGGCGGAGTCATTCGGAAGAGGCGCGATGACGAATCACTGGATCGACCTCCAGCATTCGGACGTCGTATTGATCATCGGCAGCAATGCCGCGGAAAACCATCCGATCAGTTTTAAGTGGATCACCCGCGCCATGGAAAAGGGCGCTAAGCTGATCAACGTCGATCCCCGTTTCACCAGGACCAGCGCTAGATCCGATATCTACGCACCGCTGCGTTCGGGCACCGACGTCGCCTTTGTCGGCGGCATGATCAACTACGTGCTGCAGAACAACCTGCAACACGGGGACTACGTCAAGCACTACACCAACGCATCGTACCTGATCGATCCCAAGTACTCGTTCGACGAGGGCATCTTCTCGGGCTTTGACGAGTCCAAGCGCAGCTACAACGACAAGGCCAGCTGGCAGTACCAGCTCGACGCCAACGGCGTACCCAAGCGCGACATGACGCTCAGCGATCCCAACTGCGTCTGGAACCTGCTCAAGGAGCACTTCAGCCGCTACGACGCGGCCACGGTCAGCGCGATCACCGGCTGCCCCCAGGACACCTACGTCGAGGTGTGCAAGACCTTCGCCTCCACCGGCAAGTCCGACAAGGTGGCCACGATCATGTACGCCATGGGCGCTACCCAGCACACCTACGGCACGCAGAACATTCGTTCCTACGTGATCCTGCAACTGCTGTTGGGCAACATCGGACGCGCCGGCGGCGGTATCAACGCTCTGCGAGGCGAGAGCAACGTCCAGGGTTCGACCGACATGTGCCTGCTGTTCCACATCCTGCCCGGCTACCTCAAGTGCCCGCAGGAAGCGGACCAGACCCTCGACGGCTATTGCAAGACCTACTACGAGGGGAAAAACTTCGATCCCAAGAGCGCCGACTGGTGGAGCAACGGCCGCAAATACACGGTCAGCATGCTCAAGGCGTTCTACGGCCCCAATGCCACCGCTGACAACCAATTCGGATATTCCTGGCTGCCCAAGCGCGGCGGCAACTACTCGCACATCAGCCTGTTCGAGGCGATGGACGAAGGCAAGATCAAGGGCGCTTTCTTCTTCGGTCAGAACCCCGCGGTCGGCGGCCCCAACGCCGAGCTGGAGCGCAACGCGCTTTCCAAACTCGATTGGATGGTGGCGGTCGACCTCTGGGAGACCGAAACGTCCGTGTTCTGGAAGCGCGAGGGCGTCAACCCGCGCGAGATCAAGACCGAGGTCTTCAGGCTGCCGGCAGTGGCGAGCATGGAGAAAGAGGGTTCGATCTCCAACTCCGGACGCTGGGTGCAGTGGCGTTACAAAGCAGGCGACGCCCTGGGCGACGCCATGGACGACGCCTGGATCGTGCACCGGCTCTACGGCGAGATCAAGAAGCTCTACACCGCGGACAAGGGTCCGTTCGCCGATCCGATCATCAACCTCTACTGGCCCTACGGCGACGACCACGGCCACGTGGACATCCACCGCGTAGCCAAAGAGATCAACGGCTACGACGTGGCCACGGGCGAGCAGTTCTCCAGCTTCGGCAAACTCAAGGCCGACGGTTCCACCGCCTCGGGCAACTGGCTGTATTGCGGCTCGTACACCGAGAAGGGCAATATGATGGCCCGCCGCGGTAAAAAAGATCCCAGCGGCATCGGGCTCTACCCCGATTGGACCTGGTGCTGGCCGATCAACCGCCGGATCATCTACAACCGCGCATCAGTCGATCTGGACGGCAAACCGTGGGATCCGGACAAAGCAGTCATCAGCTGGAACCCCGATACCAAGAAGTGGGTCGGAGACGTGCCCGACGGCGGTTGGCCGCCGATGAATCAGGACAACACGCGCTATCCGTTCATCATGAAGAACGAGGGCGTGGCCCGACTGTTCGGCATGGGCCTGGCCGATGGACCGTTCCCCGAGTTCTACGAGGCAATGGAAAGCCCGGCCATCAATAAGCTGCACCCCAACGTGCAAAACAGCCCGGCGGTCTACGTCTATGCCGGAGGCTCCGGCAAGTTCGCCGACCCCAAAGATTTCCCGTACGTGGCGACAACCTACCGCGTCTCCGAGCACTGGCAAGCCGGCGCGATGACCCGCCACCTGCCGTGGCTGGCCGAGCTGATGCCCGAGGTCTTCGTCGAGATGAGCCAGGAGCTGGCCAAGGTCAAGGGAATCGAAAACGGAGAGCTGGTGAAAATCTGGAATCCGCGAGGATCGATGATCGCCAAAGCCTGCGTGACCAGCCGCTTCAAACCGTTAAACATCGACGGCAATATGGTCGAGCAAGTCGGGATTCCCTGGCATTGGGGCTTCTGCGGCGTATGTAGCGGCGACTCGGCCAATGTCTTGACTCCGCACGTGGGCGACGTAAACACGCGCATACCTGAGTTCAAGACGTTCCTCGTCGACCTCAAAAAGGTATGA